The Caminicella sporogenes DSM 14501 genomic interval GCATCAATCTGCTCTCAAGCCATATACTTTCTCCTTTGTCGAATCTCTTCCCATTTCCAAAAAATAAATTATCATTAGGCTTTATTTTTAATACCTTCATCCTTCTCATCCTCTCTTAAGATGATGTACAGCTTCTCCATTATATAAAACATATTAAAATAATTTTCTAATACTGATATTCCTACACAATTAGGATTTTGATATAAAATATCCTCTAACAAATTTTTTAAAGCTTTTTCATCTTCTTTAGTTTTATCTCTTTCTCTTTTATTACTTCTACCAATTAATCGCTTTTGCTGTACAAATAACATATCCCTTATAATTCTCTCTTCTTCTAATTCATCACTTTCATCTAATCTCATAAACATTTTAGCCAATTCATTATGAAAAAAGCTGAATTTATCCTCATAAAAATAATTAAATATATTTTCTAAAGTCTTTATAATATATTCATCATTCATATGATTTTTAAAGTAAAATTCTTTATAATAGTATCCATCTGTTAGTACAGCAACAATCAATCCATCTTTTTTTTGCTCTGTATTGCTATTTCCAAATTTCTCTTTTATCCATTCCAATCTTTCTTTACTCACTTTCAAACTTTCCTTTAGTGTATCTTTATAGTGAATTATAAAAATCCCTTGAGAAAAAGTAAGCTTTTTAAATTTATTGTTATTTTTTTTTAATATTTTGTTAAATTCTTCCTCTATTTCTTTAGAAAATTTGAAAGCATCCTTTACATTTAATAGAGCTAAGAGATCATCCCCTCCTGCATATACTAGTGTATTGTTTTCATTTTCATCAAAAAACTTCAGCACCTTTTCAAAAAATTCATTAATTTTATTTGATAACTCTTGCTGATAGTCTTTTAAATTCTCCTTAGAATCCTTATATTTTCCATTCATCCATTTCCCCAAATTATCTATATCAAATCGATAAATACAGTAATATTTTTCTTGTGTTTTAGTCAATTCTTCATAATAATTTAGAACTTCATTCATCTCTTCTTCTTTTATTTCCTTTAACATATTTTCCTTATAAAGAAGCTGATATTTTCCATATTTTGAACTTTTAGATATTTCCTCTGCCTTTTTCTCTAATTTTTCATAAATGCATTTATTATTTTCTATATTTTCTTTTATCCATCTACCTAAAGCTATTTTGGCAGTAGAATTTTGCTTTTCATTTTTATCTTCTTTCAAAGTTCTTTTAATATAGCAAGCAAGACACAAGTAGTCTTTTTCTTTTAATTTATTACTTTCTATTCCATTGATATTCTTTTTGGAGAGTATGTACCTTACATTTCTCTTCCCACATATGGAACACTTTGGACCCTTAATCAAATTTTCATCTTGTTCATTTTTAAATACTCTAGTATGCTTTACTGCTTCTAAAATCTTATGTACTTTTTTATATGCTTTTTCATACTCATCTTCAAATTCCACTTCTGCCCAATAAATTTTTATGATATCTTCTATTACTGCATTTATTTCTTTATCTTTCAGATTTTTTAAATCATTAAGTTGTTTTATAATATACCTAAATTTAGCTTTTGCCCTTTTTTCCAATTTTTCTGCCATACTATCTTTTGATTCATATGTAATCAATAATTGATTAGATGTCTTTACTTTCTCAGACACTTCACTGTTAGGAAGAATTACATTGCCATTTAATTCCTCTATAACAGCCTTCTTTACTTCATTCATTATAATCGATACAATATAACTACTATTTGTTAAGTCTATTACTTTTTTTGATTCCATTATATATTCTTGAACAGACGCCATACTAAATAATAATAATCTACTCATCTATCCCTTCACCTCTTCTGGCAAAACAATTCTTTCAAAACAGTCCTGTTGCAAAAATTTATCTATAAGGCTTTCATCATCTTTCTTCAGTTTTTCTTCTTTTTCCAAAGGAGAATTATGTAATCTAATAACAATACATTCATATTTTTCTTTTTCTATCTCTAACACTTTAAAAATCAAAGGTGATTCCATTCTTTTTATTTTGGTAACTTTATCGCTTTTAACTTTTCCTCCAATTGGCAAGCCAAATACTGCTTTATGTTCAGATTGAAACTTTTCCCCATATATATCTTCATTTTTTACATTTCTAAAAGCTTTATATTTCTTGCCAATTGCATCAAGAACTTTTAACCAATTTTCACCTTGTCCATTTTTAAATCTATATATTGATATTTTATCTTTAAATAAATCATTTTGATACATTTTATTATCTTCAAAATCTAAAATTAATTTGCTTCGGTATTCTTCTGCCAATTCATCATTTCCAGAAATTTTTATTATTTTAAAATTTCCTGCACCTCGTCTACTTCGAGACCCCATACCTCCAAATAACTGTAACCAATTTAGAGCTTCTAAATACTCTTTTACTACACTTTCATCTATATATCTAAATTGAATTTTAAACTCACTATTTTCTTTTACATAAGACTTATTTTTATTTTCTCCTGCATTAAGAAAATAGAATAAATACTTAATCCCTCCATAATTTTCATTGCCACTTTTTTTATTATTTTTTTCTTGTAATATGTTTTTATTTTTTTCAATTTCACATTTGTTTTTATCCCTTTCTACTCTAATTTGTACAGGACTTTTGTTATCAACACTTCCGAAAATGTAATTTTCTCTGTTTTTAAAGCTTTCTTCATCACCATCATAATTGAAAAATCTCCACCAATACCTTAATACCCCCTTAATAGAACTAGCTCTTATTTCGGGTTTATTAGTTGTTCCATACATAAATAAAGGTGTAATCAATCGACATGTCACTTCAACTTTTTTCATAAATTCACCTCTTTTACATTCTGTATATTAGACAAATTAATTAAATAAGTAAAATATTTTTTAATTCATCATAATTAATTTATAAATCCATTTTTATACGAAATACCATATTCTAATATTTTCTTTATTTATCAAAAAAATCCTTCTTTTTGTATAAATTTCTATTTATGTTACATAAAGTCTTAAAAAAACATAAGTGTCGTCGATTTTTAATAGTTTTTGCGCTATTAAAAATCAACGACACAAACAATAATTTTACTGCAATATACCTAATTATATATATAATTCAAAGATTTAAACTACAATTCATTTTCAAAAAACGCCATTACTTGTGCTACAGTTCACCGTATACATTCAACATAATAAAGCACTCTATTTTTTAATGTCTATATTTATCCATTTTTACCAAATCCATTTGTTGTATCAAAATTACTGTTTATAATAAAAGCAGGTAAAAATACCTGCTCCAAATATTAACAGCGTAAAAAATAACATTATTCAGATTGTTTAAGTTTATCTAATATAAAATTCTTAATTCTCTCAGCACTTTCTAATGCTTTTTTCATATCCTGTTCTTCCAACTCAATGTAAAACGGATATCTAACTTGAACTCCATAATCAACCAATTCTATACAATCATCTTCTATTTCTTGAAAATCCTTATCAAACTTCATACAAATTTTATTAAGAAGTGTTAAATCATGTGTTTTTATTATCTTATCACCATTTAAAGCAATATATCCTTTTAAATATTTTTCTGCACTTTGCTGACAATGATAACATACTATCTCTAAAGGAACTGGATGCATTTGGAGAAGAAATTTTGCTGAGTTTAAATCATTATCAGCAAAATCAAACCATTCATATGCAATATCTTTATTGTTCATATAAACTAACTCCTTCATGAGCAATTTTATATTCCAATGTAGATTCCAATGCTGCTCTTTCATCAAATTCATCTTTATAGTAAACTAAAATGTCTACAGGCATAGATGCAACCTTTGATATAGATTTTCTAATAGCTTTAATTAAATCTCTTTTTCTTACATTTCTTACATCTCTTTCATTTATAACAATACATAAATCTAAATCACTTTCATCATTAGGAGTTCCATAGGCAAAAGAACCAAATAAATATATCTTGCTTGTTAAAACAACTTCCTTAATCTGGTTTATTATTTTATTAATTTCATTTCCCATTTGTTGTGGCATAATATCCACCTCACCAAAAATTTGATGTCTATATTATAATTATACTCTAAATGAACTGCCTCAAATACAAGATCTAAGGCTTCAAATATAGCTCTGATCTTTAAAGTTCTCATTGCTACTTTATTAGCCTCATACAAGTTTATGTCTGACATCCTTAAACTAGACTAAATTCATAATAATTAACTAAATACATTACCATAAAATTTCTTTATTGTTCAACCTTAAACATTATATCTATTATAAATTTTCCTAATTTCATTTCATACTTCTCAATTGCCGGTCCAATTAGTTTATAATTTTTTTGCTTAGCAAAATCATATAACTTTGCATAAGCATTCCATTTATTCTTAACTCCATTATGAGTTGTCTTCAAGAATATTCCACCTTCAAATCTCTTTATATAAATTTTATTTATCAGTTTCGTTTTTTCAATAGGTATAAATACCTCTACATCAACATTTTCATTTTCATCTCTATTATGAATAATTACCATGTGATTACTTTTAAATTTTACAGAAAACTTATTTACTATTTCATATAACTTTCCAATTAATTGTCCAATTTCTTCAGATTTTATTTTTTCTCTAACAAAAATTACTTCACTTGCTTTCATCTTAATTATATCAATAAAATAATCTGATTTATCATTGTTTTCAATCCAAAGAACAGGCTCATTTATTTTTTTCTTTATAGATATTTTCATATCTTCTAAATATGCAATTTTTTTATCTATAATTGATAATTGTCTTTCTAGTATATTATTTAAAAATTCTTTGCTATTTGACTTCTTAATTTCACTTATATCCGTCAATGATAAACCATATTTTTTTAATTCTTTTATAAACATAATTTCGCTTATTTGTTCTTTACTATAATACCTATAACTATTCAAATTATCTATCTTAAATGGCTTAAACAAACCAATATTGTCATAATATCTTAACGTTTTAGTTGACACTTCAGCTATTAACGCAAATTCTCCAATAGTATACATTGTTATTTCACACCTTTATTACTTGTTTTTAAAATTGGATTATCATATAAAAAATGATGTTCATATTTTTGATAATTATTTCTTCTAATAAAAGCTCTTATGGCTTTAAATAATATTTTCACCATTCCATCGTTTAATAGTTTTCCAATTTTAGAACTTGCTATTTTAGGATAGCCTATATGACCAAATCCTCGAATTTTTTTCAATACTTTTTCTGGGAATATCATATCTTGAGGATTAACGTCTATATCTGGTTGTTCAATATAATTTGTTTTAACCAAACTTTCTTCAATATCTAACATATTAGAAGTTTCAATCCATCCTGCATGAAAGTCATTTGAATATTGCTTAAATAATTTTTCTATTTCATGATGATGTTTTATATTCAAGCCTAATTCTTTATTAGAAAAAATAGCACCCATAGGCGAAAACGCAACTACTCCATATTTAGTATTAATTTCTTCACAAGCTTCTTCAATTGCTATAAGATGTTTTGGCTCTGCATGGCCAGATATTATTACTATATTTTTTATTCCCCAATTAACTATATTTTCTATTATCTCATAAGCTACTGTTTTAATAGTAGTTTGTTTTAAATAAAGATTCCCAGGAAAATCAGACATATTGCCATATCCAAATGTTACTGGTGGCATAACTAAAAATTCATAGTCATTAAATTCATCTTCTAATAATTTTATTACTTTTTGTTCCCAATACTTTGATTCGAATACATCAACACCTAACGGTAAGTGTTTTCCATGTTGCTCTATTGGTGCAAATATAATGAAAATAACAGCTTTTTCCTTATCAATCGCATCTAACTCTTCCCATGTAATTTCCATAATGCTCTTACTCATAATCACTTTCCTCCTTGAAAAATTTAATTAAGATTTTATTTAAATAATAATCCTTCCTGTAAGGGGAAAGTCAAGAGCATTTATATCATCTAATTTAGTTATTAAATATAACAGCATACTTTAAATTCTCTTTATATGTTATATTAAAATTATAATTGAATGTTTTACCATATTCTACACATAATAAAGTTTATCTTATTTTACTAAAATAATAATATTTACAACAAAATATAATACTTTTATACGTATTATAAAGAAATATATAGATTTTCAAAACAGCTCAACAAAGACTTTATTATTAATTAAGTTTAAACCAATCACTAACTAACTCACTTTCTTTAAACCCTCTTTTTTTATACATATCATAAGCTAAAGTATTTTTTGTAATAACAATCAAAGCTATTTCTTTTACATTCTTCAAATTCAAAAAGTTAATAGCCGTTTCTAAAAGTAGTTTTCCATATCCTTTTCCTCTAGCACTCTTAATTAAACCTAAATCAAATTCACCCACTCCATTTTTAATATTAAACTGTAAAAAACCTATCATTTCATTATTTACTGTAACTATATAATAACTATTATTTTCATCTGCTTTTTTTATATATTCATCAATATCACTCTCTGTCAGCGTTGCTGCATTTGGAACTTCTTTAAAGGCATCATTATAAATCGTTAAATATTCCTTCTTATTTTTACTCGACAACTTAACTAGACTTAATGGTGAATATTTAACTCTTATATTATCTAAGGTCATTTTTATTGCCGAATATTGTTTCTTTATATTTAAAGCATTTAAACTTCTAATTATTGTGTCATCCTTTGTACCCAAAAATATTTCCTTTGCTCCATATTTTTTTGCTATCTTCTTAGATTCTTCTATTAACTCACATAAAACTGTCCTCTTATCCTCTATGCTTTCATTTATATCTAACTTAATTATATATGCTATTCCTTTCTTATTACATTCTTTTAATATTATTGATGCCATTCCAATAATATCTTGTCCCTTAATCTTTAAAATAACTCCTCTACCAAAATCAAATTCTTTAGATTTGATTTCCTTATCCATATCTTCAAAAGATAATTTATTTATTTTATTTCTATTTATAAACTGAATAAATTTCTCTACTTCAAATTTATTTAATTCTAAATAATTTTTAATCATACTCCCGACTCCTTTTAATATTTACCTAATAACTAAACTATCACGAATTAAATCACATATATCGAATATTATATAATATAAAATCTATTTATTTTTTAATAAAAAGAAAGGAGAATTAACTATGCCTTTATTAGCTGGATACCAAATAGATTTTATAAATGCTGTTTGTAATCCAGACAACACTCAAACTTGGACATATTCAGTAACTAAAATTGATACTCCTAAACCTGAAATAAGCAATTGGGCTCTTATACTGTGTTCTGACCCAATGCATATCGTTTTAGATTCTTCTGGACCTCTTGGAAGTACTGTGGTTGTAGGTCAAGGACAGCCTTGCCTTGTAACTTTCTCTAATACAATTAAATGGGAAAATCTTAGTAATGATAATGTAGATGGAATTTATACTTTTAAACTTCAAGGCTGTTTTCAACCAGAAACTCTTCAAAATTCAGTTGCTGTTAAAGCTGGTCCAGAATGTTATTTTGGTGAGTTAACAGTTCCAAGCTGTAAACCATTAAACCCTCCTATAACTCCTATAAGAGGTATAGCTTTTAAATAAACTAATACTTTAATACCCTAAACATTAAAATAATACGGAGAGTATCTACTACATTTACGATTTAAAAGGGTGATATTTTAGTGAAACATATAAAAAACTGGACAATACTCATTTATGCTAATGGCAACAATGATTTAGAACCTGAAATGTATCAATCTAAACTTGACATAAAAAAAATAGGTTCAAATGAAGATATAAATATTATAATAGAAATTGGCAGAACAGAAAATCAGATAATAAATCTAATACGCCCTTCACTTATACATTTTTATAAAAATAAATGGTCCGGAGTAAAAATGTATTATATAAAAAGTAATAAATCTATTTTGATAAAAGATTTAGGAAATATTAATATGTCAAAATCTGAAAATCTATATAATTTTATTAAATGGGGAATCGAAAATTTTCCTGCAAAACATTATATCGTAATTTTCGGAGGACATGGCTATGAATTTGTTGGAACTATGACTGATTATAATCATGATGCTCCATATATAATGGGAATACCTGAAATGATTAATGACTTAAATAAAATAAATAAAAATATAGATTTACTAATAGCAGATACATGTTTTTTTAACACAATTGAAATTATTTATGAACTCGGAAAACATAAAAATCATACTGTTCAAAATATGTTAACATATATTCGTGAAGGTCCTATTGAAGGACTACCTTATAGTAAAATAATTGAATTAATTAAACAAAATCCTAATATAGACATCAATAATTTAATAAAGAAATTAATTGATTATTTAAAACTAGACTTAGTAGCCTTTAGAATAGATAATCAAATATTGAAAAAAATTAAAAAAGCTATTAATGATTTATCTCTTTCTTATTTATCTAATACAAATAATGAAAATTTATCTCCTTCTCAATTGCTTTATAGTTTTGATAAAAGAAAACCATGGACTAAATATTTAGATGAGTACTATAAAAACTTAGCTTATATAGTTATCTACTATAAAAGATTTACAAATAAAAACAATCCATTAATCAATATTGCACGTATGAATTTAGAAAACATCAATAAACTATCGAAGTATTTTAAATTTGAATTTGCAAAAAATAATTACTGGACACACATTCTAAGTAAAAAAAGTATTAATGATAAAATCTATTTATATACAAAAGAAAATTCCATTCCGATAAGATTAACATTAAATGAAGTTTATTTATATACTCACATGGTTAATCAACATCTAAGCAATAAAGAAGTATTAAAGATTGTCAAAGATTTATATAAATATAAAAATTGGAAATTAGTATAAATTTAGTCGATAACTACTATTTTCCACATACCATTTTCTCTCACTAATTTCCAATCTTCTTCAATTTTTTTATTATAATCAAATCCATCCGCTTCTAAAAAAACATATATTACTGTTACCTTTACATAATTAGAAAACTTTTGTGTATGATATGTAAATATGTCATAATTTTCTAAATCGTTGTTATAGTCAGAAAAAATATCTTTGAAATCTTCAAAACTAATACTTTTTCTACTTTCATCAGAAAGCATAGTATAAGCTTTGTCATATCTTGATGTTAGTATATTATTCAAAAATTCTTTTATCACTCCAAATGGAGTATTTTTATCTTCTCTTATAAAATCTTCACTAAACATAAATGGAGATTCTAAAGAATATTTTTCAAAATCAAATGTCATTTTTTCTCCTTCTATAAGAAATTGAACTCCTTTAATATAATTCAATTCAGTTACAGAATTTACTATTGACCATATTATTAATCGCCTATCTATAGTATTCCATAAATTATTATCAATAAATTCTCTTGATAAATTCAAATAATATATGCCTTCTATTGTTTCAGCAGATATAATTTTCACATTTTTAGGCATAGGAGAAATTAGCGTTTTATTTCTCGGCCCTTTAATTAACTCCTTTATAATTTGATTTTCTATATGACTATCTTTCGATATAATTGTTCTCTTTTCTTCTACAAGCTCATTACCTTGAATAAAATACAATTTCACTGTCGTTTTTATTTCATTTGCTATAGGTGGTATTGCATTTTCTTCACTGCTATATTTTATATCTTCTCGAATATTAATTAATATTAACATCACAATCATAACTATAATTATAAATATCATAAATTTATATATGGATTTCAAATTCATACCCCCTAAATATTTACAGCAGCTTTTTTAGGTAAAAAAATATAAAAAGTAGTTCCTTCATTAATTCTACTTTCAACTTCTATTCTTCCTTGATGAAGAGCAATAATCTGCTGAGTAATAGATAAACCTAAACCTGTTCCCCCCGTCTTCCTTGCCCTAGCTTTATCTACTCTATAAAATCTATCAAAAATAAATGGTATGTCTTCTTCTGGTATTCCTATTCCCGTATCCCTCACCTTTATAATAATTTCATCTGAATTTGAATATAATTCTACAAATATTTCTCCATTTTCCGGTGTATATTTTATGGCATTTCCTATGACATTTATTAAACTCTGCTGTATTTTAAATTGGTCTAGCATTATTTGTATTTTTTCTCTTTCTATATAATATATCTTTATATTTTTCTTATCCGCAAGAGGTTTTAAGCTGTTTATTACTTTTTCAATAAGATAATTTACATATGTTATTTGATAATCTAAATTCAGATTTTCTTTTTCAAGGTCAACTAAACTCAATAAACTATCAATTATTCTATTTAATCTATCTACTTCAGAATCAATATCTTTTAAAAATTCTTTGTAAATTTTTTCTTCTACTTTTTCTTGATGTATAAGCGACTCTGCAAGTATTTTTATTGAACTTAAAGGTGTCCTCAATTCATGAGAAACATTTGCAACAAATTCTCTTCTTTGCTTATCAACCTGTTCAAGTTTAGTTGTCATTAAATTAAAAGCTTTTCCTAAATTGCTTATTTCGTCATTTCCACTAATTTCTACTTTCTGATTAAATTTACCTTGAGCCATTCTTTTTACTGCCTCTGTCAATCTTTCTATAGGGGTTGATATTATATCTGCAAACACAAAACTGATAAAACCTGTTATAACCATACTTAGTAATGATAAAATCATAAACTTTTTCATAATTTCCTTTATATTTTTATATATGTCTTCTAAAGATGAAGATATAAAAACTGCTCCTATAATTCTTCCTTTATTTGTTATAGGTACTGCTACATACATCACTCTTCCATATTTAGGAATTATATATTGCTCTGCTGTACTTTTTCCAATTAACGCCAGAGCTAATTCTTCATTATTAAGTCTTTGTCCTTCTAAAATATTAAAAGAATCCACTATTACCTTGCCATTAATATCTGTTATCATTATTCTCGAATTTAAATCTTCACTTAAATCTTTTACAATATTGTGAACCATATTATTTGCATATTTAATATTAACCTGAGGTATATAATAAGATAATCTACTTGAAATGATACTGCTCTGTGCCAATAAACTCATCTTTTTTTCATTAATATAATTTACTTTCATTGATTCACTAATAAAAGAATTTATAAGTAAAAGCGTTAATAATACTAGTAATAAATAGGTGGAAACAAGTTTCCACCTTAAACTAATAAATTTATTTCTTATTTCTAAAATAATAACCAACTCCCCATTTTGTAAGTATATACTCTGGCTGACTAGAATTCTGTTCTATTTTTTCTCTCAATCTTCTTATATGAACATCAACAGTTCTTACATCTCCAAAATATTCATATCCCCAAATAATTTCCAAAAGTTCTTCTCTAGAATAAATTTTTCCCGGATTAGTTGCTAAAAGAAGCAGTAAATCAAATTCTTTTGCAGTTAAATTAATTTCCTTACCATTTAAACTCACTTTTCTGCCAAGTGTATTAATAGTAAAATCATCAATTTTTAAAATACTGCTTTGGATTTTACTTTCATTGATATTTACTCTTCTAAAAATTGCTTTAATTCTTGCTTTAAGTTCAAGTATATTAAAAGGTTTTGTTAAATAATCATCAGCTCCATATTCTAATCCTAAAACTTTACTCGTATCTTCTCCTTTAGCAGTTAAAATTATAATAGGAACCATTGATTTTTCTCTTATCTTTCTACAGACTTCTAAACCGTCCATTTGAGGAAGCATTAAATCTAATATAATTAAATCATAATCATTCTGCATGGCTTTTTCATAAGCCTGTATTCCATCCATAGCAGTATCTATTTCATAACCTTCTTGATTTAAACTGTATCTTAAACCTTTTAATATAATATCTTCATCATCGACTATCAATAATTTCTTCGTCATCTTTAATCACCTCAATTTTTTCATTTGTTCAAACTTGAAATAAATAATTTCTATTTAATTTTATTATGTATTACAATTTAATAATAATTCTTTTAGTATTTTTTCAATAAAAATGCCACCAATTTAGAGGTAGCATTATTGAAGCATTCTCTTATCTTCAACACGTTTAGTAAACTTAATATAATCAAAATATTCTAAAAGTGGTATAGCATACTTTCTAGATGTATTCAGCAAGTCTCTAAATTGTCCAAGTGTAATTTCTTTATTTTTAACTAAAAACTCCTTTAAAGTATTTTTAGCATAATTATAATTATCTACATGTAAAATTATATTATCACTTATTTTTATTAAAAATCCCATATTAATAAGTAAATCTATAATATCTCTATCTTTTCCCTGTATATTTAACATTTTAAATATTTCATCTATCGTTGGAGTTTTAAATTTATTTTCTAAATAAATTTTTAATATTTTATCTTTTAAAGCTTTCTGACTTTCAGACAGTTCTATATTAAATTCTTTAAGCGAAATATATTTGTTTACTACTTTTACTGTGCCAAGATTACTATAATAGTTTATTATTTCATCAAATAATTTGCCTTTTATATTTGAAAATAAT includes:
- the cas10 gene encoding type III-B CRISPR-associated protein Cas10/Cmr2; its protein translation is MSRLLLFSMASVQEYIMESKKVIDLTNSSYIVSIIMNEVKKAVIEELNGNVILPNSEVSEKVKTSNQLLITYESKDSMAEKLEKRAKAKFRYIIKQLNDLKNLKDKEINAVIEDIIKIYWAEVEFEDEYEKAYKKVHKILEAVKHTRVFKNEQDENLIKGPKCSICGKRNVRYILSKKNINGIESNKLKEKDYLCLACYIKRTLKEDKNEKQNSTAKIALGRWIKENIENNKCIYEKLEKKAEEISKSSKYGKYQLLYKENMLKEIKEEEMNEVLNYYEELTKTQEKYYCIYRFDIDNLGKWMNGKYKDSKENLKDYQQELSNKINEFFEKVLKFFDENENNTLVYAGGDDLLALLNVKDAFKFSKEIEEEFNKILKKNNNKFKKLTFSQGIFIIHYKDTLKESLKVSKERLEWIKEKFGNSNTEQKKDGLIVAVLTDGYYYKEFYFKNHMNDEYIIKTLENIFNYFYEDKFSFFHNELAKMFMRLDESDELEEERIIRDMLFVQQKRLIGRSNKRERDKTKEDEKALKNLLEDILYQNPNCVGISVLENYFNMFYIMEKLYIILREDEKDEGIKNKA
- the cmr1 gene encoding type III-B CRISPR module RAMP protein Cmr1 translates to MKKVEVTCRLITPLFMYGTTNKPEIRASSIKGVLRYWWRFFNYDGDEESFKNRENYIFGSVDNKSPVQIRVERDKNKCEIEKNKNILQEKNNKKSGNENYGGIKYLFYFLNAGENKNKSYVKENSEFKIQFRYIDESVVKEYLEALNWLQLFGGMGSRSRRGAGNFKIIKISGNDELAEEYRSKLILDFEDNKMYQNDLFKDKISIYRFKNGQGENWLKVLDAIGKKYKAFRNVKNEDIYGEKFQSEHKAVFGLPIGGKVKSDKVTKIKRMESPLIFKVLEIEKEKYECIVIRLHNSPLEKEEKLKKDDESLIDKFLQQDCFERIVLPEEVKG
- a CDS encoding HEPN domain-containing protein, whose translation is MNNKDIAYEWFDFADNDLNSAKFLLQMHPVPLEIVCYHCQQSAEKYLKGYIALNGDKIIKTHDLTLLNKICMKFDKDFQEIEDDCIELVDYGVQVRYPFYIELEEQDMKKALESAERIKNFILDKLKQSE
- a CDS encoding nucleotidyltransferase domain-containing protein, with amino-acid sequence MPQQMGNEINKIINQIKEVVLTSKIYLFGSFAYGTPNDESDLDLCIVINERDVRNVRKRDLIKAIRKSISKVASMPVDILVYYKDEFDERAALESTLEYKIAHEGVSLYEQ
- a CDS encoding MerR family transcriptional regulator; protein product: MYTIGEFALIAEVSTKTLRYYDNIGLFKPFKIDNLNSYRYYSKEQISEIMFIKELKKYGLSLTDISEIKKSNSKEFLNNILERQLSIIDKKIAYLEDMKISIKKKINEPVLWIENNDKSDYFIDIIKMKASEVIFVREKIKSEEIGQLIGKLYEIVNKFSVKFKSNHMVIIHNRDENENVDVEVFIPIEKTKLINKIYIKRFEGGIFLKTTHNGVKNKWNAYAKLYDFAKQKNYKLIGPAIEKYEMKLGKFIIDIMFKVEQ
- a CDS encoding creatininase family protein, with the translated sequence MSKSIMEITWEELDAIDKEKAVIFIIFAPIEQHGKHLPLGVDVFESKYWEQKVIKLLEDEFNDYEFLVMPPVTFGYGNMSDFPGNLYLKQTTIKTVAYEIIENIVNWGIKNIVIISGHAEPKHLIAIEEACEEINTKYGVVAFSPMGAIFSNKELGLNIKHHHEIEKLFKQYSNDFHAGWIETSNMLDIEESLVKTNYIEQPDIDVNPQDMIFPEKVLKKIRGFGHIGYPKIASSKIGKLLNDGMVKILFKAIRAFIRRNNYQKYEHHFLYDNPILKTSNKGVK
- a CDS encoding GNAT family N-acetyltransferase — encoded protein: MIKNYLELNKFEVEKFIQFINRNKINKLSFEDMDKEIKSKEFDFGRGVILKIKGQDIIGMASIILKECNKKGIAYIIKLDINESIEDKRTVLCELIEESKKIAKKYGAKEIFLGTKDDTIIRSLNALNIKKQYSAIKMTLDNIRVKYSPLSLVKLSSKNKKEYLTIYNDAFKEVPNAATLTESDIDEYIKKADENNSYYIVTVNNEMIGFLQFNIKNGVGEFDLGLIKSARGKGYGKLLLETAINFLNLKNVKEIALIVITKNTLAYDMYKKRGFKESELVSDWFKLN
- a CDS encoding clostripain-related cysteine peptidase; translation: MKHIKNWTILIYANGNNDLEPEMYQSKLDIKKIGSNEDINIIIEIGRTENQIINLIRPSLIHFYKNKWSGVKMYYIKSNKSILIKDLGNINMSKSENLYNFIKWGIENFPAKHYIVIFGGHGYEFVGTMTDYNHDAPYIMGIPEMINDLNKINKNIDLLIADTCFFNTIEIIYELGKHKNHTVQNMLTYIREGPIEGLPYSKIIELIKQNPNIDINNLIKKLIDYLKLDLVAFRIDNQILKKIKKAINDLSLSYLSNTNNENLSPSQLLYSFDKRKPWTKYLDEYYKNLAYIVIYYKRFTNKNNPLINIARMNLENINKLSKYFKFEFAKNNYWTHILSKKSINDKIYLYTKENSIPIRLTLNEVYLYTHMVNQHLSNKEVLKIVKDLYKYKNWKLV
- a CDS encoding GerMN domain-containing protein encodes the protein MKSIYKFMIFIIIVMIVMLILINIREDIKYSSEENAIPPIANEIKTTVKLYFIQGNELVEEKRTIISKDSHIENQIIKELIKGPRNKTLISPMPKNVKIISAETIEGIYYLNLSREFIDNNLWNTIDRRLIIWSIVNSVTELNYIKGVQFLIEGEKMTFDFEKYSLESPFMFSEDFIREDKNTPFGVIKEFLNNILTSRYDKAYTMLSDESRKSISFEDFKDIFSDYNNDLENYDIFTYHTQKFSNYVKVTVIYVFLEADGFDYNKKIEEDWKLVRENGMWKIVVID